The Cellulophaga lytica DSM 7489 nucleotide sequence TATCTTCAATAATTAATATATCATACTTGTTATCATTATTATTTACGTTTGTTACTTGGTATATATTTTCTTCAATTTCATCAGTTAGCGTAAGTTCTTCCTCATCAATATATATGTCTGGTTCGTTTATTATTTCATTAGGCAATAAATGCTTATTGTTTTTGTAGAGTTTAATTGTAAAAATAGTACTTTGGTCACTCCTTACACTTATTTCTCCTTTGTGTAGTTCTATAAATTGCTTGGTTAAGTGCAAGCCTATTCCAGAGCTAGCTTTGGTGTTGTTACTGCCAATTTCAAAAGGCTTAAAAATATTTTCAATATCATCACTAGGAATACCAATTCCACTATCTTTAAAAGATACGGTAACAAAATTTTTATTTTTATAATCTTCAATAGAAACTATAATTTCCCCGTTATCTGGCGTAAATTTAAGAGCATTAGATAGTAGGTTAAAGTATACTTTATCCATTAAATTTCTATCTATATATAAGTCTAAATCTGTATTATTTGTTTTAAGGTCAAAAGCAATACCTCTTTTTTTTGCTTCAATTTTAAAATCATTAAATATTTTAGTAGAAAACTGAAAAATATTGGTTTTTGAAGCTTTTAAAGTAAGTTTTTTTTCTTCTGTTTTTCTGTAATCTAAAAGTTGATTTATAAGACGTAATAAACGTTTAGAGTTATTTGAAATTAATGTAATTTCAGTTTTTAAGTTATTACTATTTGTATTTGTTTTTTCTGTGATAGATTCTATAGCAGATAAAATAAGGGTAATTGGAGTTTTAAATTCATGAGATAAACCTGTAAAAAAGTTTGCTTTAGCCTCATTACTTAGTTCTGCTTCTTTAGCAATTTCTTTTATCTCTAAAGATTGCTTTATAATTTTGGTGTTATAAAGCTCTAGAGCATGCTTTTTTTTACTGATATTAAAACCAGAGTAAATACTAAATATACCTAATAAAACACTTAATATAAACAAAGCCAAAAGCACTTTTAGCATACTGCTTTGCGAGGCATACGTCTCTTCTTGTTCCTTAATTTTATTTTGTTGAGCTAATAGGTTTTCTTGATGCTGATTTATTTTATCAAACTGATTTTTCATTATATCAGCATTTCTACTATCTATAATTGTAGTTTCTAAAATATTATTTTTGTTAATTTTTTTACCTTGGACAATATCAATAGCATATTTTATGGCTTCATTTCCTCCGGTAGGGTAATAAACTGTAGCTTTTAATATACCGTCTTTTACGTATTGTATGCCTCCATTTGGTCCGTTTAATCCATCTACACCTATTATATCTACTTTATGTTCTAGATTGTGTTGCTTTAAAACCTCCCAAGCTCCAAGCGCCATACGGTCGTTATGGCAAAATATATAGTCAACATTATTATTTTTACTTAAAAGGTTATTTAAGGTTTCTTTTATAGAGTTAGCTTCCCAATTTCCTTGTATGGTATGTGTAATTTTTAAATTAGGAATTGTATTAATGGTAGAGGAGAAGCCCAAATGACGTTCTGCTGCTGGTGAAGACCCTTTTAAACCTTTTATTTCAAGTATTTTTTTTTCTTTATTAGAGCTTAAAGCTGCTATATAATTTGCGGCATTTATACCTACTTGATAATTATCTCCTCCAATATATGATGTATAGTTTTGGCCATCTATTTTACGGTCTACAATTAAAACAGGAATATCTTGCAGTAATGCTTTGTTAACTAAAGGGGTTATGGGTTTAGACTGTA carries:
- a CDS encoding substrate-binding domain-containing protein, with translation MQYFKLTRLLLLLSIFTLIGQYSCTSTKENKKVVIGFSQTGINDQWRKSMNKSMQLQADFHPEIELKILDGNDNVKKQIEDITQLINDKVDVLIISPVQSKPITPLVNKALLQDIPVLIVDRKIDGQNYTSYIGGDNYQVGINAANYIAALSSNKEKKILEIKGLKGSSPAAERHLGFSSTINTIPNLKITHTIQGNWEANSIKETLNNLLSKNNNVDYIFCHNDRMALGAWEVLKQHNLEHKVDIIGVDGLNGPNGGIQYVKDGILKATVYYPTGGNEAIKYAIDIVQGKKINKNNILETTIIDSRNADIMKNQFDKINQHQENLLAQQNKIKEQEETYASQSSMLKVLLALFILSVLLGIFSIYSGFNISKKKHALELYNTKIIKQSLEIKEIAKEAELSNEAKANFFTGLSHEFKTPITLILSAIESITEKTNTNSNNLKTEITLISNNSKRLLRLINQLLDYRKTEEKKLTLKASKTNIFQFSTKIFNDFKIEAKKRGIAFDLKTNNTDLDLYIDRNLMDKVYFNLLSNALKFTPDNGEIIVSIEDYKNKNFVTVSFKDSGIGIPSDDIENIFKPFEIGSNNTKASSGIGLHLTKQFIELHKGEISVRSDQSTIFTIKLYKNNKHLLPNEIINEPDIYIDEEELTLTDEIEENIYQVTNVNNNDNKYDILIIEDNDELIKLLKNKLLESYKVHLSNGVDGVEKALDIIPDIIICDVNLPDKDGFVICEVLKNDLRTSHIPIIMLTALDNNESYIKGLKSGADSYLTKPFSFSVLSQSIKSLLYNREKLRYYYLNNVHKINPHEKFDAKDQEFILKINSIIEQNIDNSSFSVEAMAETLNISRVQLYRKIKAIIGVNISDYILDFRLSKAKNLLINSQLSVSEIAYATGFSSPNYFSTNFKTKFNITPKEYRKDLTNNNINN